GCGCCACGGCGCACCGAACACCTCGTCGCTCACCTTCTCCAGCGCGGCGGACAGCCACGGGGAGGCGTCCGGTGCGTTCCAGCCGTCCGCGGCCTCGACCCCGGACAGCTCGACCGCGGCACCGTACGGGACGTCCGAAGTCAGCGCCTTCTCGATCGCGGCGAGCGCTGCCGCCGAGTCGGCCGTCGGCGGCAGCCGGAAGCTCAGCGCCAGCGTCGTCGACTCACGCAGGACGTTGCCCGCGTTCGCCGGCTCCGGCAGGCCCGCCGCGCCGATCACCGACAGCGTCGGCCGCCACGACTGGTTCAGCAGCAGCTCCAGCTCGTCGTCGGAGACCGGCCGCATGCCGGGCATCAGCGGGAACGACCCCTTGGTCGCCCCGGGGGCCACCGCGACCGTCGCCGCGGCCTCCGCGCGCCGGTTCGGCGGGATGTCGACGTGCAGGTCGGCGAGCTTGATCTCGCCCGTCGCGGAGTCCTCGATGCGGTCCAGCAGCTGCCGCAGGACGCGGAACGAGCTCGGCACGACACCGCTGGCCAGCCCGGAGTGCGCGGCCGTCTCCAGCACGCGCACCGTGACGTGCACCTGGGCCAGCCCGCGCAGGCTGGTCGTCAGCCACAGCCGGTCGTAGTCGTTGCCACCGGAGTCCAGGCACACCACGAACGTCACGCGGCCCAGCCGCTCCGACAGGTGCTCGAGGTAGAGCGGCAGGTCGGGGCTGCCCGACTCCTCACCGGTCTCCAGCAGGATCACCGACCGCGCGTGGGCGCCGCCGGCGGCGTGCACCGCCTCCAGCGCGGCGGTCGCCGCGTATCCCGCGTAGCCGTCGTCCGCCGAACCGCGGCCGTAGAGCCGGTCCCCGCGGACCACCGGGGTCCACGGACCGAGCCCGTCGGCCCAGCCGCCGACCGGGGGCTGCTTGTCGAGGTGGCCGTAGAGCAGCACCGTGCCGCGGTCCTCCGCACCGGGTGTCGCCGGGACGTCGACCAGCAGCACCGGGCTGCGGCCGTCCAGCTGGACGACGTCGATCGTCGCGCCGGGCAGGTTCCGCCCGGTGATCCAGTTCTGCACGTGCCGCACGGCGGCGGCGAGGTGCCCGGTGGCGGCCCACTCGGGGTCGAACGCCTGCGACAGGGCGGGGATCTCCACCAGGCCGGACAGGCTCGGCAGCACCTCGTTCGCCCAGAGGCGCCGGACGGTTTCACGCACGGTTGTTTGCTCCACGCGGCCATTCTGCCCCAGCTGGAGCACGCCCTCCGGCGTCCTCGCGATAGCAGCCCGCCGGCACCGGCCACGCATCACCCCCTGTGATGCAGTTCACTTTCGAACACGCTCGGCGACCGGCTCGTCGCGGTGCGGTCGCCACCCCGCGCGCCGCGGCTGGTGAGGGCGTGCGCGACAGCCCGAATGTCGGTGCGGCCAGTATCGGGCGTCCTAGCGTTTACGCAGCTCAGGCACGCCTTTCGCGGCAACAAATCGGGCGTGGACCTGCACCGGGACCCCCTGTTCGTGTCAGGATGTCCCTCGTAAGCCGTCACGGCCGACGGCTGCCGAGCGCTTCGGACCCGAAACGTCGGTGGCTGCCGGTCA
The sequence above is a segment of the Amycolatopsis viridis genome. Coding sequences within it:
- a CDS encoding M20/M25/M40 family metallo-hydrolase is translated as MEQTTVRETVRRLWANEVLPSLSGLVEIPALSQAFDPEWAATGHLAAAVRHVQNWITGRNLPGATIDVVQLDGRSPVLLVDVPATPGAEDRGTVLLYGHLDKQPPVGGWADGLGPWTPVVRGDRLYGRGSADDGYAGYAATAALEAVHAAGGAHARSVILLETGEESGSPDLPLYLEHLSERLGRVTFVVCLDSGGNDYDRLWLTTSLRGLAQVHVTVRVLETAAHSGLASGVVPSSFRVLRQLLDRIEDSATGEIKLADLHVDIPPNRRAEAAATVAVAPGATKGSFPLMPGMRPVSDDELELLLNQSWRPTLSVIGAAGLPEPANAGNVLRESTTLALSFRLPPTADSAAALAAIEKALTSDVPYGAAVELSGVEAADGWNAPDASPWLSAALEKVSDEVFGAPWRSVGLGGSIPFMGLLGEKYPEAQFLVTGALGPDSNAHVPDEWLHLPQAQRLTEAVAHMLDAHARG